Proteins from a single region of Macaca thibetana thibetana isolate TM-01 chromosome 4, ASM2454274v1, whole genome shotgun sequence:
- the RWDD2A gene encoding RWD domain-containing protein 2A isoform X2 has product MRTGHLRTTVVAISYSSFSCQETSWFPRLDSVPLVTHFNGTLHFSMVKIDLQVTMPHSYPYVALQLFGRSSELDRHQQLLLNKGLTSYIGTFDPGELCVCAAIQWLQDNSASYFLSRKLVYEPSTQAKPVKNTFLRMWIYSHHIYQQDLRKKILDVGKRLDVTGFCMTGKPGIICVEGFKEHCEEFWHTIRYPNWKHISCKHAESVETEGNGEDLRLFHSFEELLLEAHGDYGLRNDYHMNLGQFLEFLKKHKSEHVFQILFGIESKSSDS; this is encoded by the exons ATGCGGACTGggcatttgagaaccactgttgtaGCTAtttcctactcatccttcagttGTCAGGAAACTTCCTGGTTCCCCAGACTGGATTCTGTCCCGCTGGTTACACACTTCAATGGAACCCTCCACTTTTCCATG gTGAAAATTGATTTGCAAGTGACCATGCCTCACAGCTACCCCTATGTAGCATTGCAGCTGTTTGGACGGTCATCTGAACTTGACAGACATCAGCAGCTACTTCTCAACAAAGGTCTCACTTCTTACATAGGGACTTTTGATCCAGGTGAGCTCTGCGTATGTGCAGCAATCCAGTGGCTACAGGACAACAGTGCATCTTATTTCCTGAGCAGAAAGCTTGTGTATGAACCATCTACACAAGCAAAGCCAGTCAAGAACACATTCCTCCGAATGTGGATCTACAGTCACCATATATATCAGCAGGACCTAAGGAAAAAGATTTTGGATGTTGGGAAAAGGTTAGATGTGACTGGATTTTGCATGACAGGAAAGCCTGGTATAATTTGTGTGGAGGGTTTCAAAGAGCACTGTGAGGAGTTCTGGCACACAATTAGGTACCCCAATTGGAAGCACATTTCTTGTAAGCATGCCGAAAGCGTGGAGACAGAAGGAAATGGTGAGGACCTGCgccttttccattcttttgaagAATTACTCCTTGAGGCCCATGGTGACTATGGATTAAGGAATGACTATCACATGAATCTGGGCCAGTTCTTAGAATTTCTCAAGAAGCACAAAAGTGAGCATGTTTTTCAGATACTATTTGGTATTGAAAGCAAAAGTTCAGACTCGTAA
- the RWDD2A gene encoding RWD domain-containing protein 2A isoform X3, producing MLWYLNLFDFHFKVKIDLQVTMPHSYPYVALQLFGRSSELDRHQQLLLNKGLTSYIGTFDPGELCVCAAIQWLQDNSASYFLSRKLVYEPSTQAKPVKNTFLRMWIYSHHIYQQDLRKKILDVGKRLDVTGFCMTGKPGIICVEGFKEHCEEFWHTIRYPNWKHISCKHAESVETEGNGEDLRLFHSFEELLLEAHGDYGLRNDYHMNLGQFLEFLKKHKSEHVFQILFGIESKSSDS from the coding sequence ATGTTATGGTATTTAAAtctatttgattttcattttaaggTGAAAATTGATTTGCAAGTGACCATGCCTCACAGCTACCCCTATGTAGCATTGCAGCTGTTTGGACGGTCATCTGAACTTGACAGACATCAGCAGCTACTTCTCAACAAAGGTCTCACTTCTTACATAGGGACTTTTGATCCAGGTGAGCTCTGCGTATGTGCAGCAATCCAGTGGCTACAGGACAACAGTGCATCTTATTTCCTGAGCAGAAAGCTTGTGTATGAACCATCTACACAAGCAAAGCCAGTCAAGAACACATTCCTCCGAATGTGGATCTACAGTCACCATATATATCAGCAGGACCTAAGGAAAAAGATTTTGGATGTTGGGAAAAGGTTAGATGTGACTGGATTTTGCATGACAGGAAAGCCTGGTATAATTTGTGTGGAGGGTTTCAAAGAGCACTGTGAGGAGTTCTGGCACACAATTAGGTACCCCAATTGGAAGCACATTTCTTGTAAGCATGCCGAAAGCGTGGAGACAGAAGGAAATGGTGAGGACCTGCgccttttccattcttttgaagAATTACTCCTTGAGGCCCATGGTGACTATGGATTAAGGAATGACTATCACATGAATCTGGGCCAGTTCTTAGAATTTCTCAAGAAGCACAAAAGTGAGCATGTTTTTCAGATACTATTTGGTATTGAAAGCAAAAGTTCAGACTCGTAA
- the RWDD2A gene encoding RWD domain-containing protein 2A isoform X1, whose protein sequence is MSASVKESLQLQLLEMEMLFSMFPNQGEVKLEDVNALTNIKRYLEGTREALPPKIEFVITLQIEEPKVKIDLQVTMPHSYPYVALQLFGRSSELDRHQQLLLNKGLTSYIGTFDPGELCVCAAIQWLQDNSASYFLSRKLVYEPSTQAKPVKNTFLRMWIYSHHIYQQDLRKKILDVGKRLDVTGFCMTGKPGIICVEGFKEHCEEFWHTIRYPNWKHISCKHAESVETEGNGEDLRLFHSFEELLLEAHGDYGLRNDYHMNLGQFLEFLKKHKSEHVFQILFGIESKSSDS, encoded by the exons ATGTCTGCTTCGGTGAAAGAAAGCCTTCAGCTTCAGCTACTGGAGATGGAAATGCTGTTTTCTATGTTTCCTAACCAAGGAGAAGTAAAACTTGAAGATGTAAATGCCCTGACGAATATAAAGAGGTATTTGGAAGGCACAAGGGAGGCGCTGCCGCCAAAAATCGAATTTGTAATTACGCTCCAGATTGAGGAGCCCAAG gTGAAAATTGATTTGCAAGTGACCATGCCTCACAGCTACCCCTATGTAGCATTGCAGCTGTTTGGACGGTCATCTGAACTTGACAGACATCAGCAGCTACTTCTCAACAAAGGTCTCACTTCTTACATAGGGACTTTTGATCCAGGTGAGCTCTGCGTATGTGCAGCAATCCAGTGGCTACAGGACAACAGTGCATCTTATTTCCTGAGCAGAAAGCTTGTGTATGAACCATCTACACAAGCAAAGCCAGTCAAGAACACATTCCTCCGAATGTGGATCTACAGTCACCATATATATCAGCAGGACCTAAGGAAAAAGATTTTGGATGTTGGGAAAAGGTTAGATGTGACTGGATTTTGCATGACAGGAAAGCCTGGTATAATTTGTGTGGAGGGTTTCAAAGAGCACTGTGAGGAGTTCTGGCACACAATTAGGTACCCCAATTGGAAGCACATTTCTTGTAAGCATGCCGAAAGCGTGGAGACAGAAGGAAATGGTGAGGACCTGCgccttttccattcttttgaagAATTACTCCTTGAGGCCCATGGTGACTATGGATTAAGGAATGACTATCACATGAATCTGGGCCAGTTCTTAGAATTTCTCAAGAAGCACAAAAGTGAGCATGTTTTTCAGATACTATTTGGTATTGAAAGCAAAAGTTCAGACTCGTAA